The Oryzias latipes chromosome 4, ASM223467v1 genome includes a window with the following:
- the glrx2 gene encoding glutaredoxin 2 isoform X1 codes for MLRSGCLAMAGWPFFKMFPRSGRLYRVTWSDWRMGNLTSSHGALSSTACVQFVQEVVAQNCVVIFSKTSCPYCRMAKNVFNEIGAAYKVIELDQHDDGRRLQEALAQMTGARTVPRVFINGNCIGGGSDTKQLYQQGKLLPLIEQCTPCCAAAGSEGSGSGEFKSAK; via the exons ATGCTCCGTTCAGGATGCCTTGCAATGGCCGGATGGccgtttttcaaaatgtttccccGGTCAGGACGGCTTTATCGAGTGACATGGAGCGACTGGAG AATGGGGAACCTTACCTCCAGTCATGGGGCTTTGTCCAGCACTGCATGTGTTCAGTTCGTGCAG GAGGTTGTGGCACAAAACTGCGTTGTCATATTTTCCAAAACCAGCTGTCCGTATTGTAGAATGgccaaaaatgtctttaatgaaATCGGTGCGGCATACAAAGTGATTGAGCTGGATCAGCATGATGATGGGAGGAGACTGCAAGAAGCATTAGCTCAGATGACTGGTGCCAGAACT GTGCCACGAGTGTTCATCAATGGGAACTGCATCGGTGGAGGATCAGACACCAAGCAGCTTTACCAGCAGGGGAAGCTGCTGCCTCTCATTGAGCAGTGCACTCCCTGCTGTGCAGCAGCGGGCTCTGAAGGCTCAGGCAGCGGAGAGTTCAAGTCCGCCAAATGA
- the glrx2 gene encoding glutaredoxin 2 isoform X2: MGNLTSSHGALSSTACVQFVQEVVAQNCVVIFSKTSCPYCRMAKNVFNEIGAAYKVIELDQHDDGRRLQEALAQMTGARTVPRVFINGNCIGGGSDTKQLYQQGKLLPLIEQCTPCCAAAGSEGSGSGEFKSAK; this comes from the exons ATGGGGAACCTTACCTCCAGTCATGGGGCTTTGTCCAGCACTGCATGTGTTCAGTTCGTGCAG GAGGTTGTGGCACAAAACTGCGTTGTCATATTTTCCAAAACCAGCTGTCCGTATTGTAGAATGgccaaaaatgtctttaatgaaATCGGTGCGGCATACAAAGTGATTGAGCTGGATCAGCATGATGATGGGAGGAGACTGCAAGAAGCATTAGCTCAGATGACTGGTGCCAGAACT GTGCCACGAGTGTTCATCAATGGGAACTGCATCGGTGGAGGATCAGACACCAAGCAGCTTTACCAGCAGGGGAAGCTGCTGCCTCTCATTGAGCAGTGCACTCCCTGCTGTGCAGCAGCGGGCTCTGAAGGCTCAGGCAGCGGAGAGTTCAAGTCCGCCAAATGA